Proteins found in one Nitrospirota bacterium genomic segment:
- a CDS encoding DUF58 domain-containing protein produces the protein MQALLNLHVSSVFSSLRGLARRRSIRLTPEGTRFLLFTFGIGLAAINTGNNLFYLLLAMMLSLIVVSGLLSEHCLRRLEIRRHVPDLIMANEPTTLTLSVANRHRHLPSFSLRLLDVVEGQDVDRGLAIHHLPAQSSMLLSYPLLATKRGWLRFEGIRAQTLFPFGLFLKKGFYATEAHLLVSPPIKPLALRFMDELVSEGQGESLSRRGHGTQLYNLRLYQPGDDSRSIHWMTTARTSQLIVRETEAEDQRRILVALSIVAPDESEPLFERSVTFVASLLWQLTERAYPVRLIVGREDSGLGSGSAHLFAMLRLLALCERHPPETSEANQGGEYLSLPHEADRGYTVAVVPWSEQVASSSMVQADRVLHAAQLEELTHAF, from the coding sequence ATGCAGGCACTCCTGAATCTCCACGTCTCTTCGGTCTTTTCGTCCCTGCGAGGTCTGGCCCGTCGGCGGTCGATTCGTCTGACGCCCGAAGGGACCAGGTTTCTTCTGTTTACATTCGGGATCGGGCTTGCCGCCATTAACACCGGCAACAATCTATTTTACTTACTGCTGGCGATGATGCTCAGCCTCATCGTGGTATCGGGACTGCTCTCTGAGCATTGTCTTCGCCGTTTAGAAATTCGCCGGCATGTGCCCGATCTCATCATGGCCAATGAGCCGACCACTCTCACGCTCTCGGTCGCCAACCGGCATCGACACCTGCCCAGCTTTTCCCTGCGTTTGCTTGATGTTGTCGAAGGCCAGGATGTCGATCGAGGGCTCGCCATTCACCACCTCCCCGCACAGAGCTCGATGCTCCTATCCTACCCACTGCTGGCGACAAAACGGGGCTGGCTTCGGTTTGAAGGTATCCGGGCGCAGACGCTATTTCCATTCGGGTTATTTCTCAAGAAAGGGTTTTACGCCACGGAAGCGCACCTGCTCGTCAGTCCTCCCATCAAGCCACTCGCCCTGCGATTCATGGATGAATTGGTCAGCGAAGGGCAAGGAGAGTCTCTCTCTCGACGAGGACATGGGACACAACTCTACAACTTACGCCTCTATCAACCGGGCGATGACTCGCGATCCATTCATTGGATGACGACCGCCCGCACATCCCAGCTCATCGTGCGGGAAACCGAAGCGGAAGATCAGCGCCGCATCCTGGTCGCTCTTTCAATCGTGGCTCCCGACGAAAGCGAACCGCTATTCGAACGAAGCGTGACATTCGTCGCATCGCTCCTCTGGCAACTGACTGAACGGGCATACCCCGTGCGACTGATCGTTGGGAGGGAGGATTCGGGGCTCGGATCCGGATCCGCCCATCTCTTTGCGATGCTACGCCTGTTGGCGCTTTGCGAACGGCATCCACCTGAAACGAGCGAGGCTAACCAGGGCGGCGAGTACCTCTCGCTACCTCACGAAGCCGACCGAGGTTATACGGTGGCGGTTGTCCCCTGGTCGGAGCAGGTGGCATCTTCCAGTATGGTACAGGCGGATCGAGTGCTCCACGCGGCGCAACTCGAAGAATTAACCCATGCCTTTTGA
- a CDS encoding DUF3488 and transglutaminase-like domain-containing protein, with protein sequence MPFDQAFKLSSVLLAIIAFSGLVFAQSVPLWIALPTAIILIITLCDAGGIAFVRRAMAQVTVSPAMWNVLLIGAFVIFLIDLTVVSQDLLPAGIHFLVMLLGIKLLTLQQRCDYRHLYAISLMAILASAALTTDAWYLPIFLLYLLGAVWTLLLYHLTQEKVEASAVVIPTSMAACHATCPSRITHRFFWLTNGTAVMTIGLTFAIFFVIPRIGAGVIQKTHGEALRTTGFSDRVDLGTIGSVKQDPQIVMRVELPDQPTIAKDRLYLRGLAYDQYNGRSWSHSGTRRRSLSLVADGVFLARPAGSRPPDSLSVAIRQDILLETLDTPILFAAPFAELVSGDFPAVQVDGMSGLHLPLSPSSRSRYSVTSQIPQLVAGDRAAMALAYPDAIRSRYLQVPVESQQVADLAHRVVQQVSTPFGQTLAIQQHLLENYRYSLEADTATLSHPLDEFLFVRKTGYCEHYATAMVMMLRTIGIPARLVTGFLATEWNEFGGYFTVRQRDAHAWVEVYFPQSGWVTMDPTPSVSAAGGTSRWESIRRFGESFRLQWDRLFVRYSGKDQLAVVHGVRESSDALRERVSGWISALSTPIGHVLNRLARISRIVQPGVLELITGMVVVGLALLLLMLRDRIGLWASMHLSIAPSQHAIVQLYARMLRTLEKKGMAKLPAATAAEFSRQVEQKWAAAGPMVADVTALYYQGRFSRVPLLPEELSRAAEQVGRLQSILRTIH encoded by the coding sequence ATGCCTTTTGATCAAGCCTTTAAGCTCAGCTCCGTCCTCCTCGCCATCATCGCGTTCAGCGGACTGGTGTTTGCGCAAAGTGTCCCCCTCTGGATCGCCCTTCCGACGGCGATCATCCTCATCATCACATTGTGTGATGCGGGAGGGATTGCTTTCGTTCGGCGTGCGATGGCACAGGTCACGGTCTCCCCAGCCATGTGGAACGTTCTGTTGATCGGTGCCTTTGTCATATTTCTCATCGATCTGACAGTGGTATCACAAGATCTTCTCCCGGCTGGTATCCATTTCTTGGTCATGTTATTGGGCATCAAGTTGCTCACCCTTCAACAGCGGTGTGATTATCGGCACCTCTATGCCATCAGCCTCATGGCAATCTTGGCCTCCGCCGCACTCACAACCGATGCGTGGTACCTGCCGATTTTTCTGCTGTATCTGCTTGGGGCGGTCTGGACACTCTTGCTGTATCACTTGACCCAGGAAAAGGTCGAAGCCTCTGCCGTCGTCATACCCACAAGCATGGCAGCCTGTCACGCAACATGCCCGAGCAGGATCACGCACCGCTTCTTTTGGTTGACGAACGGAACCGCTGTCATGACGATTGGTCTGACATTTGCCATTTTTTTTGTGATCCCTCGTATCGGGGCCGGCGTCATACAAAAAACACATGGGGAAGCTCTGCGGACGACAGGATTTTCCGATCGGGTTGACCTGGGGACGATTGGGTCTGTCAAACAGGACCCTCAGATCGTCATGCGAGTTGAATTGCCTGACCAACCGACTATTGCGAAAGATCGACTCTACTTGCGAGGCCTCGCGTACGATCAATACAATGGACGATCGTGGAGCCATAGCGGAACCAGACGCCGTTCGTTGAGTCTCGTGGCGGATGGGGTGTTCCTTGCTCGCCCAGCTGGCAGCCGTCCTCCGGACAGCCTGTCTGTGGCGATCCGCCAAGATATTTTGCTGGAAACGCTCGATACCCCAATCCTATTTGCCGCCCCATTCGCGGAACTTGTGAGCGGCGATTTTCCCGCCGTACAGGTTGATGGCATGAGTGGCCTACACTTGCCTCTTTCTCCTTCTTCTCGTTCACGATACTCCGTCACCTCTCAGATTCCGCAGCTCGTTGCAGGTGACCGGGCCGCGATGGCTCTGGCCTATCCAGACGCAATTCGTTCCCGCTACCTCCAAGTTCCCGTAGAGTCACAGCAGGTTGCTGACCTAGCGCATCGGGTCGTTCAGCAGGTCTCGACCCCATTTGGACAAACGCTCGCGATCCAGCAGCATCTTTTGGAAAACTATCGGTACAGCCTTGAGGCCGATACGGCAACGCTGAGTCATCCGCTCGATGAATTTCTATTCGTACGTAAAACGGGATACTGCGAGCATTACGCAACTGCGATGGTCATGATGCTACGTACGATAGGGATTCCCGCGCGACTGGTGACAGGATTTCTGGCCACAGAATGGAACGAGTTTGGAGGGTACTTCACTGTGCGCCAACGGGACGCGCATGCCTGGGTTGAGGTCTACTTTCCGCAATCAGGTTGGGTCACGATGGATCCTACGCCCAGCGTCAGTGCAGCGGGTGGGACCTCTCGATGGGAGTCTATTCGACGATTTGGGGAATCCTTTCGATTACAGTGGGATCGTTTATTCGTTCGTTATAGCGGGAAGGATCAATTGGCAGTTGTTCACGGAGTTCGAGAAAGCAGTGACGCATTGCGTGAGAGAGTGAGTGGCTGGATTTCGGCGTTGAGTACTCCAATAGGCCATGTACTCAATCGGCTGGCGCGCATATCCCGAATCGTCCAGCCGGGGGTGTTGGAACTTATTACGGGAATGGTGGTGGTTGGCTTGGCCTTGCTCCTGCTTATGCTCCGGGACAGGATAGGCCTCTGGGCCAGTATGCATCTCTCGATTGCACCCTCACAGCATGCGATCGTACAGCTCTATGCCCGCATGCTTCGTACGTTGGAGAAGAAGGGCATGGCCAAGCTTCCAGCCGCTACTGCCGCTGAATTCTCCAGACAAGTGGAGCAGAAATGGGCGGCGGCCGGGCCTATGGTGGCGGACGTGACCGCCCTCTATTATCAGGGACGATTTAGTCGCGTCCCTCTCCTACCGGAAGAACTTTCCCGCGCAGCTGAACAAGTAGGACGACTGCAATCCATCCTGCGTACAATCCACTAA